Proteins found in one Synergistales bacterium genomic segment:
- a CDS encoding xanthine dehydrogenase family protein molybdopterin-binding subunit, which yields MSVREYSVVGKRQKKIEAFQKATGRMRYCGDLSAPGMLHCGILRSPHANAMVRRVDRSRALEVPGVVDIITHEDVPKILSMHQFLHVPEIMYYDSYILERHVRHVGDRVAAVAAETPEAVEEALRLIDVDYEVLPAAVDMDDAMAPEAPQIHEEAKKGDKPVELRGNIFDEVHVDIGDVEQGFGEADLVIERTYGTSKPNPAPMERTAVLCVPGPDGKLDVWGTTQGIHAMRMNMGNTLGVPVSKINCHRVFLGGAFGAHIHTGFIENICALLALRTGKPVRGEKTREEMFLSCGRHPMKVTLKAGFKRDGTLLALHSDTTDDTGSYAFSGSSKMMLTAGFTLSMYRCENLRMTGRSVYTNTPPLTAMRGAGNPQASWAVESLMDEVAETLQIDPIELRLHNNLGVGDLFYGQGPAVISTIRSCGTEELLREGAKRIGWHDRGNNRIPYPDRPWIRRGIGMARGFHTSGCGSEKPNEFIIDFSGAFIKMNEDGTAQIMNSAADCGGGNLSTHASLVAEIIGLDYEDVIVNDGDTDTTPFDGVTHASRGLYGSGQPVARCAEQIRQQLLEWGARHFQCGPEDVEISGSRIYPFREPDRSMSVAQVVAHGQARGWGNVTAHSAIRPQACPPHFVVIFLEVEVDTLTGKVQVTRAFSGADVGTVINRNNVEGQIAGGLHMGLGYGLMEDTLFDRETGRPLNANLADYKMLTSLDMPDVEMYIADTYEPTGPLGSKGIGEGVTNPVAPAVGSAIYDACGVRIRDLPCSPEKIRTAIRQAGGSR from the coding sequence ATGTCCGTCAGGGAGTACAGCGTGGTAGGAAAGCGACAGAAAAAGATCGAGGCCTTTCAGAAGGCTACAGGGAGGATGCGGTACTGTGGCGACCTCTCTGCCCCCGGCATGCTGCACTGTGGTATTCTCAGGAGCCCTCACGCCAACGCCATGGTACGGCGGGTCGACAGGAGCAGAGCGCTGGAGGTCCCTGGCGTGGTGGACATCATCACCCACGAGGATGTGCCCAAGATACTCAGCATGCACCAGTTCCTGCACGTGCCGGAGATTATGTACTATGACAGCTATATCCTGGAACGGCATGTGCGCCATGTGGGCGACCGGGTCGCCGCCGTGGCCGCCGAAACCCCCGAGGCGGTGGAGGAAGCGCTTCGTTTGATCGACGTGGACTACGAGGTGCTCCCCGCAGCGGTGGACATGGACGACGCCATGGCCCCAGAGGCCCCGCAGATCCACGAGGAGGCCAAAAAGGGCGACAAGCCGGTGGAGTTGAGGGGGAATATCTTCGACGAGGTCCACGTGGACATCGGCGATGTGGAGCAGGGCTTTGGGGAGGCCGATCTGGTGATCGAACGGACCTACGGAACCTCCAAGCCCAACCCCGCCCCCATGGAACGCACCGCTGTCCTCTGTGTGCCGGGCCCCGACGGGAAGCTGGATGTCTGGGGGACCACCCAGGGGATCCACGCCATGCGGATGAACATGGGCAACACCCTCGGCGTGCCGGTGAGCAAGATCAACTGCCACCGCGTCTTCCTCGGCGGGGCCTTCGGGGCCCACATCCACACCGGATTCATCGAAAACATCTGCGCCCTCCTTGCCCTCCGTACCGGGAAGCCGGTGCGGGGGGAGAAAACCCGTGAAGAGATGTTCCTCTCCTGCGGTCGGCACCCCATGAAGGTCACCCTGAAGGCGGGGTTCAAACGGGACGGCACCCTGCTGGCCCTCCATTCGGACACCACCGACGACACCGGCTCCTACGCCTTCAGCGGGAGCTCCAAGATGATGCTGACCGCAGGATTCACGCTCTCCATGTACAGGTGCGAAAACCTCCGGATGACCGGTCGCTCCGTCTACACCAACACACCGCCGCTCACCGCCATGCGGGGCGCCGGGAATCCGCAGGCCTCCTGGGCGGTGGAGTCGCTGATGGACGAGGTGGCCGAGACACTGCAGATCGACCCCATCGAGCTTCGGTTGCACAACAACCTCGGTGTGGGGGATCTCTTCTACGGCCAGGGGCCGGCGGTGATCTCCACCATCCGGAGCTGCGGCACCGAAGAGCTCCTCCGGGAGGGAGCAAAGCGTATCGGATGGCACGACAGAGGGAACAACAGAATCCCCTATCCGGACAGGCCGTGGATACGTCGGGGCATCGGCATGGCCCGCGGTTTCCATACCTCCGGATGCGGTTCGGAGAAACCCAACGAATTTATCATTGATTTCAGCGGCGCCTTTATCAAGATGAACGAAGACGGTACGGCCCAGATCATGAACTCCGCCGCCGACTGCGGCGGCGGAAACCTGAGCACCCACGCCTCCCTGGTTGCCGAGATCATCGGACTGGACTACGAGGATGTGATCGTCAACGACGGCGACACCGACACCACACCCTTCGACGGCGTGACCCACGCCAGCAGGGGGCTCTACGGCTCGGGTCAGCCTGTAGCGCGCTGTGCCGAGCAGATCAGACAGCAGCTCCTCGAATGGGGGGCGAGGCACTTCCAGTGCGGTCCCGAGGATGTGGAGATCTCCGGAAGCCGTATCTATCCCTTCCGGGAGCCTGACCGCTCCATGAGTGTCGCCCAGGTGGTGGCCCACGGACAGGCGCGCGGGTGGGGCAATGTGACGGCCCATTCGGCGATCCGTCCCCAGGCTTGCCCGCCCCACTTTGTGGTGATCTTCCTGGAGGTCGAGGTGGACACCCTGACCGGGAAGGTCCAGGTGACCCGGGCATTTAGCGGTGCCGATGTCGGGACGGTCATCAACAGGAACAATGTGGAAGGCCAGATCGCGGGGGGATTGCACATGGGGCTCGGCTACGGCCTTATGGAAGACACCCTTTTCGACCGGGAGACCGGCAGACCTCTGAACGCCAACCTCGCCGACTACA